From one Henningerozyma blattae CBS 6284 chromosome 1, complete genome genomic stretch:
- the MYO1 gene encoding myosin 1 (similar to Saccharomyces cerevisiae MYO1 (YHR023W); ancestral locus Anc_5.267) — protein MTSDAHDFHTGMIVWIPDNDHLFVKAKILSMDNASSKVTVTILSANTESILPINELQPTNPSPTFDKVDNMSMLTHLNEPSVLYNLQNRYQDDIIYTYSGLFLVALNPYTNLNLYSNDYINNYHGSLKDENPPHIFAIAEFAYQNLLQTQINQSILVTGESGAGKTENTKIILNYLSNITSINHMITSTPSTSFIENDDMTSTTIEEDLDSRSFEKKILKSNPILESFGNAQTLRNNNSSRFGKFIKIKFNLGSGKITGINIDWYLLEKSRIILQSQKERNYHIFYQLLSELSTNTKLKESLNLTSSSPLDYNILKNSNLKIPGVDDLKNFNELKNSLLIIGFSSEIILEIFKIISIILLIGNIEFKPNRNSTSTANNAQAVITSDLKPLLDLLGIENEMDFKDSILRPKSKAGKEWVHQSKNSTQSKFILNALSRSLYEHLFAFIVEQINNNLNSSDSNPNSNDFASEDDEHFIGLLDIAGFEIFDLNSFEQLCINYTNENLQQFFNNHMFILEQNEYLKENINWNYIDFGKDSIETINLIENTKDKSIPTGILPLLDEVSILPNSNNNSFYDKLIDSWDKKSKKFKRSKKLNSFIINHYAGDVEYNTEEWLSKNKDPLNEHLLSVLSNSNNPLIQSFFNTQTSSSNSLMKKKKYKTTASRHTDQLHSLLKQLNDTNPHFVRCIIPNNKKIAKSFDRKLILNQLRCNGVLEGIKIARKGYPNRIFFKEFFQRYNILSKTDNTDSIDNNTMTSSRQNCEILLKSLQLSDELYKIGNTKLFFKNGVLAKLELEKEKQLNQILTNLNAHIRSKLIRQPMENNLNKLKYSKIIGATFTNYNNLMSSDDWYNLYIKLKPLLNSTKEINKSKKFSEKIKSLELQIKDLNEKLIKSETTDKENVLKLNQSMDEINSLKNHILEKNDELDKIKLESDATLKKWESLNETNNTLTKDLKSMTDKMETREKEIETLKNDTTKIDEINTQLKEAKEKILQKDKEIITLKNDTSAADKLESQLKDLQANLISKDKKSKDDKSLIDSLNTKITKLEESLTKRDKEIITLKTNTKTNDDLTNKLKKLETELSTKEKSYKLLFDSNKSLETEIHSIKKVVASKDSQIKNLNDTLSKKENNLDGKLSLLEKECHSALTKMKTLLLDNSKLKNQIEQLTESNNSLEKKLSKKDDELENLKGISKIHSDELTTITNERDSFIEENEKLITELKSSRASYSELNKNFNKLSEKMKKLQSASSDDESLSNEELHVKIKSLEKNLANEVSLNKYLNEKLFEKIEESKRHNSFSSSRFIKSEKSMQDLLKINEDSELIVEEYKKKLHELQEDKKDLMSRLTFTETRLASSSFELQTKSSQLNTLKTIVSGLNLPHDTMMTIDRELKESKPSDINVEKILLEIEHLKRQLEIETKAKIDAENSVAALHDKFKRIQRSDSSSEIYKLKYEASAEKIRTLESKLSREPLKPLSNVSSNDLFNKRESISKYDEDLRAYRLEILNLKEIMKNSDKGVATLQKRLEEKSLNENLLLDRIKILEKDLDTTEHQNELLSKTLTSQKQQIENNLNEIHQYELQLKDYAYALKQSDEDIQQMVSNINFLKDQIKDNEQALFDHENEKNSLIMELNDTSLELKKSQDAIKLYTSEISHLKERIVDAQDRTKEYEEIDQLRSQLKQYMKIESELNKEISVLNFKLNTLTKDSEYKIEELLKQTNHYTELVEKLGSERDMLDSTGQNLKQLYENVSTEASTLSDNMKSLINENTMLSGEVERLENLLEDKNKLLNEIKYENNDSKNSIKYLQETLELRNKQTERNEELLKSLQDQLDEFKENYNEEKQNALEFEEEYRSVDKLNHQLTLKYNTLRDRLNDTRERDQWLAKIHELETKISEETELKYEEIKKNKKLEHIIGDLQRENLMSSSIADKVEDERKNFESSASQYANHIDELESQIAKQEIEIRKLSRDNLFLQDRIPEMEKEVFYWKERYNNSIIAAEDITFEEVAA, from the coding sequence ATGACATCCGATGCACATGATTTCCATACGGGTATGATCGTTTGGATACCAGATAACGATCATCTGTTTGTAAAAGCTAAAATCTTATCCATGGACAATGCCTCGTCAAAAGTAACTGTAACAATACTCTCTGCCAATACAGAATCGATATTACcaataaatgaattacaACCCACAAACCCTTCTCCAACTTTCGATAAAGTTGATAACATGTCTATGTTAACTCATTTGAACGAACCTTCAGTACTTTATAACTTACAGAATCGATATCAAGATGATATCATTTACACATATTCAGGTCTTTTCTTAGTCGCATTAAACCCTTATACAAATTTGAATCTATATTCCAatgattatataaataattaccATGGCTCTTTAAAGGATGAAAATCCTCCTCATATCTTTGCCATTGCTGAATTTGcttatcaaaatttattacaaacaCAAATCAATCAATCTATATTAGTTACTGGTGAATCGGGTGCCGGTAAGACTGAAAATACCAAaatcattttaaattatctttcaaatattacttCAATAAATCATATGATCACGTCTACTCCATCAACTTCAtttatagaaaatgatgatatgACATCAACAACCATTGAAGAAGATCTCGATTCACGATcgtttgaaaaaaaaattttgaaaagtaaTCCCATCTTGGAATCATTTGGGAACGCTCAAACGTTAAGGAATAATAATTCGTCCAGATTTGGGAAATTCATAaagattaaatttaatttggGTTCTGGGAAAATTACCGGTATTAATATAGATTGgtatttattagaaaaatcaaGAATCATATTACAATCACAAAAGGAAAGAAATtatcatatattttatcaattattatcagaATTATCTACAAATAccaaattaaaagaatctttaaatttaacttCTTCATCTCCATTAGACTATaacattttgaaaaattcaaatttgaaaatccCTGGTGTagatgatttgaaaaattttaatgaattgaaaaattcgttattaattattggGTTTTCCAGTGAAATCATcttggaaatatttaaaattatatcaataatcTTATTAATTGGTAATATAGAATTTAAACCAAATAGAAATTCGACTTCCACAGCAAATAACGCTCAAGCGGTCATCACTTCAGATTTAAAACCTCTCTTGGATTTATTAggtattgaaaatgaaatggATTTTAAAGACTCCATTTTGAGACCCAAATCAAAGGCAGGTAAAGAATGGGTACATCAATCGAAAAATTCTACCCAATCAAAATTCATCCTGAATGCCCTATCAAGATCATTGTACGAACATTTGTTTGCCTTTATCGTCGAACAGattaataacaatttaAACTCATCAGattcaaatccaaattCCAATGATTTTGCAtcagaagatgatgaacaTTTCATCGGTTTATTAGATATTGCAGGTTTTGAAATCTTcgatttaaattcattcGAACAATTGTGTATTAATTatactaatgaaaatttacaacaattcttcaataatcATATGTTTATTTTAGAacaaaatgaatatttaaaggaaaatattaattggaATTATATCGACTTTGGTAAGGATTCTATAGAgactataaatttaatagaaaatacaaaagataaATCAATACCCACAGGgatattaccattattagatgaagtATCCATTTTaccaaattcaaataataattccttttatgataaattaatcgATTCTTGGGATAAAAAATctaagaaatttaaaagatccaaaaaattaaattcatttattataaatcaTTATGCTGGTGATGTAGAATATAATACTGAAGAATGGTTatccaaaaataaagatcCGTTAAACGAACATTTATTAAGTGTcttatcaaattcaaataaccCTCTAATTCAATCTTTCTTCAATACCCAAACGTCTTCATCAAACtctttaatgaaaaagaaaaaatataaaactaCTGCTTCTCGTCATACTGATCAATTacattctttattaaaacaattaaatgatacaAATCCACATTTTGTTCGTTGTATTATCcccaataataaaaaaatcgCTAAATCTTTCGatagaaaattaattttaaatcaattacgTTGTAATGGTGTTCTTGAAGGTATCAAGATAGCAAGAAAGGGATACCCAAAtagaattttctttaaagaatttttccaaagatATAATATCCTATCCAAGACTGATAATACAGATTCCATCGATAATAACACAATGACTTCTTCAAGACAAAATTGCGAGATTTTGTTAAAATCTTTACAACTAAGCGATGAATTATACAAAATTGGTAATACGAAAttattcttcaaaaatGGTGTATTAGccaaattagaattagaaaaggaaaaacaattaaatcaaatctTAACAAATCTAAATGCACATATTCGTTCCAAATTAATTAGACAACCCatggaaaataatttaaataaattgaaatactCAAAGATTATAGGTGCTACTTTTactaattataataatttgatgtCTAGTGATGATTggtataatttatatattaaattaaaaccattattaaattcaacaAAGGAAATAAACAAATCCAAGAAGTTTAGtgaaaagattaaatcGTTGGAGTTGCAGATTAAAGacttaaatgaaaaattaattaaatctgAAACCactgataaagaaaatgtattgaaattaaatcaatcaaTGGATGAGattaattctttgaaaaatcatattttagaaaaaaatgatgaattagataaGATAAAATTAGAATCCGATGCAACTTTAAAGAAGTGGGAATCATTAAACGAAACTAACAATACCTTAACCaaagatttgaaatcaATGACTGATAAAATGGAAACAAGAGAAAAGGAAATTGAAACTTTGAAAAACGATACTACAAAGattgatgaaattaatactCAGTTAAAAGAAGCTAAGGAGAAAATTCTTCAGAAGGATAAGGAAATAATTACTTTGAAGAATGATACGTCTGCTGCTGATAAGTTGGAATctcaattaaaagatttacaagctaatttaatatcaaagGATAAGAAATCAAAAGATGATAAATCATTGATTGATTCATTGAACACCAAAATTACAAAACTTGAAGAATCTCTAACCAAACGGGATAAGGAGATCATAACTTTAAAGACAAATACCAAAACAAACGACGActtaacaaataaattgaaaaaattagaaactGAATTATCGACCAAGGAAAAAtcttataaattattatttgattctaACAAATCGTTGGAGACAGAAATtcattcaattaaaaaagttgTTGCCTCTAAAGATTctcaaattaaaaatttgaatgataCATTAAgtaaaaaggaaaataatttggatGGAAAATTGTCATTATTAGAGAAAGAGTGCCATTCTGCTTtaactaaaatgaaaacTCTTTTACttgataattctaaattgaaaaatcaaatagaACAATTAACTGAATCAAATAACTCTTTGGAAAAGAAACTATCAAAgaaagatgatgaattagaaaatttgaaaGGAATCTCTAAAATCCATTCTGATGAACTAACAACTATAACCAATGAAAGAGATTCatttattgaagaaaatgaaaaattgattacGGAGTTGAAATCGAGCAGAGCTTCATATTCTGaacttaataaaaattttaacaaGTTAAGtgaaaagatgaaaaaattacagTCTGCATCTTCTGATGACGAATCCTTatcaaatgaagaattgcATGTTAAGATTAAATCACTCGAGAAGAATTTAGCAAACGAGGtatcattaaataagtatttgaatgaaaaattattcgaaaaaattgaagaatcaAAACGTCATAATAGTTTCAGCTCATCTCGTTTTATTAAATCTGAAAAGAGTATgcaagatttattaaagattaaTGAAGATTCTGAGCTCATTGTAGAGGAgtataagaaaaaattacatgaattacaagaagataaaaaagatCTAATGTCAAGATTAACATTTACTGAAACACGCTTagcatcatcttcattcGAATTACAAACCAAATCATCCCAATTAAATACATTGAAAACTATAGTTTCTGGATTGAATTTACCTCATGATACAATGATGACTATTGATAGAGAATTAAAGGAATCAAAACCTTCTGATATTAATGTAGAAAAAATCTTACTGGAAATTGAGCATTTAAAGAGACaattagaaattgaaaCCAAAGCTAAAATTGATGCAGAAAACTCTGTTGCAGCTTTACATGATAAATTTAAGAGAATACAAAGATCTGATTCATCATCTGAAAtctataaattaaaatatgaaGCTAGTGCTGAAAAGATTAGAACTCTGGAAAGTAAATTATCGAGAGAGCCTTTAAAACCTTTATCCAATGTTTCTTCCAACGacttatttaataaacgTGAAAGCATCAGTAAAtatgatgaagatttacGTGCTTATAGAttagaaattttgaatttgaaggAAATCATGAAAAATTCTGATAAGGGAGTAGCTACTCTTCAAAAAAGACTGGAAGAAAAATCTTTGAATGAAAATCTGTTGCTAGATCGAATCAAGATTCTAGAAAAAGATTTAGACACGACTGAACAtcaaaatgaattattatcgAAAACGTTAACTTCGcaaaaacaacaaattgaaaataatttgaatgaaattCATCAATACGAACTACAGCTTAAGGATTATGCCTATGCGCTAAAACAATCGGATGAAGATATTCAACAAATGGTATCTAATATTAACTTCCTTAAAGACCAAATCAAGGATAATGAACAAGCCTTGTTCGAtcatgaaaatgaaaagaattctttaataatggaATTGAACGATACATCCCtagaattaaagaaatcaCAAGATGCGATTAAGTTATATACTTCAGAGATTTCTCATTTGAAGGAACGTATAGTTGATGCTCAAGACAGAACAAAAGAATATGAGGAAATTGACCAATTAAGAAGtcaattaaaacaatatatgaaaataGAATCTGAGCTAAATAAGGAAATATCTGTGttgaattttaaattaaacaCTCTCACAAAAGATTCTGAATATAAGatagaagaattattaaaacaaacCAATCATTATACTGAACTAGTGGAAAAATTGGGCTCTGAAAGAGATATGCTTGATTCAACTGGtcaaaatttgaaacaattatACGAAAATGTATCTACAGAGGCTAGTACCCTATCTGATAATATGAAATCATTAATCAATGAGAATACCATGCTTTCTGGTGAGGTTGAAAGATTAGAAAACTTATTGGAagataagaataaattattaaatgaaataaagTATGAGAATAATGATTCGAAAAActcaattaaatatttgcaagaaactttagaattaagaaataaacAAACTGAAAGAAATGAAGAACTATTGAAATCGTTACAAGATCAACTTGACGAATTCAAGGAAAATTACAATGAGGAAAAACAAAATGCCTTAGAGTTTGAAGAGGAATATAGATCtgttgataaattaaaccATCAATTAACTTTGAAGTATAATACTCTAAGGGATCGTTTGAATGATACCAGAGAAAGAGACCAATGGTTAGCCAAAATTCACGAACTTGAAACAAAGATATCTGAGGAAAcagaattaaaatatgaagagattaagaaaaataaaaaacttGAACATATAATCGGTGATTTACAAAgagaaaatttaatgagTTCTAGTATAGCTGATAAAGTAGAAgatgaaagaaaaaacttTGAGTCTAGTGCTTCTCAGTACGCTAATCACATCGATGAATTGGAATCTCAAATAGCCAaacaagaaattgaaatccGTAAATTGTCCAgagataatttatttttacaagATAGAATACCTGAAATGGAAAAAGAAGTATTTTATTGGAAGGAACGTTACAACAATTCTATAATTGCTGCGGAAGACATTACTTTTGAAGAGGTTGCCGCATAA
- the TBLA0A10480 gene encoding uncharacterized protein (similar to Saccharomyces cerevisiae YHR022C; ancestral locus Anc_5.266), translated as MTTLLYDSINYSNSLPRFYDMSSYRITVMGSHSSGKTSLIHNWLNDQFNSKVLSNVSNDDIYYKSIHLNSTSNINCKYVKKLNSIMHLNKLNKKLNKATLQLQFLDSIPIDIEDYSDIRSEQLLQSDSFVLCFDPTSVESFNELRYYFITIDRVFNSSNSQLALPPIFIVNTKSDLNYKRTVSIQEVNLLMYKLNLSINKYYFEITSKLNLNTQNLLFTILIEIEKNKLKNKLIFENLSNNNSNTNKTLSKDDSNSCSVTGSASASPINNIPSDDATITSTSSNSTITSFVSSTQDPNNLITKSTPPTPTTTATTTTATTTTTTPSSTSNHSRTRSTSELPPLYTRHHTNPLSTNSATSPIHCNKKKLFRFNTTTNLLETTNSTSLLPHTSRLDNGSTSPSKDNNNVCILC; from the coding sequence ATGACTACTTTACTCTACGATAGTATCAACTATTCGAACTCGTTGCCCAGATTCTACGATATGTCGTCGTATAGGATTACTGTCATGGGATCTCATTCATCGGGGAAAACTTCTTTGATCCATAATTGGTTGAATGATCAATTCAATTCTAAAGTACTGTCCAATGTATCCAACGATGATATCTATTATAAATCTATCCATTTGAACTCCACTTCCAatattaattgtaaatatgtgaagaaattgaacTCCATCAtgcatttaaataaattgaacaagaaattaaacAAGGCTACATTGCAATTGCAATTTCTAGATTCCATCCCAATCGATATCGAAGATTATTCCGACATCAGATCGGAACAATTGCTTCAATCAGATTCATTTGTTCTTTGTTTCGACCCTACTTCGGTGGAATCGTTCAACGAATTaagatattatttcatCACTATTGATAGAGTCTTCAATTCATCCAATTCTCAATTGGCATTACCTCCAATTTTCATTGTCAATACAAAATCGGATTTGAATTACAAGAGAACAGTTTCTATTCAAGAGGTTAATCTTTTAATGTATAAATTGAATCTTTCCATCAACAAATACTATTTTGAAATCACTTcgaaattgaatttaaatacacaaaatttattatttaccaTTCTTatagaaattgaaaaaaataaattgaagaataaattgatttttgaaaatttatcaaataataactcCAATACAAACAAGACTCTTTCCAAAGatgattctaattcttgttCAGTGACCGGCTCTGCTTCTGCTTCCCCCATTAATAACATTCCTTCTGATGACGCCACTATCACTTCAACTTCCAGTAATTCAACAATCACATCTTTTGTTTCTTCAACCCAAGACCCTAATAACCTTATTACGAAATCTACTCCTCCAACTCCCACCACCACAGCCACTACTACTACtgctactactactactactactcCTTCTTCCACCTCTAATCATTCTCGTACAAGATCTACCTCGGAGTTGCCTCCACTCTATACTCGTCATCATACTAACCCACTTTCAACAAATAGTGCAACTTCCCCAATACATtgtaataagaaaaaactATTCAGATTCAATACAACCACAAACTTACTAGAGACTACAAATTCCACATCATTACTTCCTCATACATCAAGACTAGATAATGGATCCACTTCCCCTTCAAAAGACAATAATAACGTGTGCATCCTTTGTTAA
- the SRP102 gene encoding Signal recognition particle receptor subunit beta (similar to Saccharomyces cerevisiae SRP102 (YKL154W); ancestral locus Anc_5.263), which produces MENKDNLQLPIIIALGTIIISTILISILVKSAKSRLNNKSLSNLSSANSKEKISSPTIILAGPSDSGKTSLFNKLSYDDSTILTVTSQEPNIANNFKLSNSNNSFTLIDYPGHIKLHYKLLNNLKNFKNLKGLIFLVDSTIDPKNLTDTAQFLYDILVITENTKYFNNGVDILLACNKSELFTSRPVKKILETLEFEIDKIIKRQKSSLGSASTVLASGIQRKGRSNEDDDENNDGTDSPLFNAVIGSQGFKFSALEGTFDVLDGSVQKNKTSKWEEWIDERF; this is translated from the coding sequence atggaaaataaagataatttacaattaccAATCATTATAGCTTTAGGcacaataataatttctacAATTCTAATTAGCATTTTGGTTAAATCAGCGAAAAGTAGGTTAAATAACAAAAGTCTCTCAAATTTATCTTCtgcaaattcaaaagaaaaaatttcatcacCAACAATCATTCTTGCAGGTCCATCTGATTCTGGTAAgacttcattatttaataagttATCGTATGATGATTCAACCATTTTAACGGTAACATCTCAAGAACCAAATATTgcaaataatttcaaattatccaattcaaataattcctTCACTCTAATTGATTACCCAGGTCATATTAAATTgcattataaattattaaacaatttaaagaatttcaaaaatttaaaaggtTTAATATTCTTAGTTGATTCTACTATCGatccaaaaaatttaacagATACTGCTCAATTCCTATATGATATTTTAGTTATTACTGAAAatactaaatattttaataacggtgttgatatattattagcatGTAATAAATCTGAATTATTTACTTCAAGACcagttaaaaaaatcttggAAACTTTAGAGTTTGAAATTGAtaagattattaaaagacAAAAGAGTTCATTAGGTTCGGCTTCAACCGTACTAGCTAGTGGAATCCAAAGAAAGGGGCGTtctaatgaagatgatgatgaaaataatgatggaACTGATTCTCCATTATTTAATGCGGTTATTGGTTCTCAaggttttaaattttctgcATTGGAAGGTACATTCGATGTATTGGACGGTAGTgttcaaaaaaacaaaacatcTAAGTGGGAGGAGTGGATTGATGAAAGATTTTAA
- the FMP52 gene encoding Fmp52p (similar to Saccharomyces cerevisiae YER004W; ancestral locus Anc_7.148), translated as MPTKLNALILGATGLCGSALLKYTEQSGLINKVFTITRRPIESDKTAQQIVEKDNSKWISHFPTDKIDILMTGLATTKKAAGGAQQQYYIDHDLNIDFAKKAKENGCSTFVVVSSAGASADSRFFYLKMKGEIERDLKAIDFDHLIILRPGPLLGERQENLKGFGNSTFTTLGNWVYRSRLQALVGHPVFGDEVGQVGVHLALKALKDKSSEKVQIVESNEILCIAAELNQHIASTN; from the coding sequence atgcCTACTAAATTAAACGCTTTAATCCTGGGAGCTACTGGGTTATGTGGTTCTGCGTTACTGAAATACACAGAACAATCTGGCCTTATCAATAAAGTATTCACCATTACTAGAAGACCTATTGAGTCAGATAAAACCGCTCAACAAATTGtagaaaaagataatagTAAATGGATTTCACATTTTCCTACTGACAAGATAGATATACTTATGACAGGTTTGGCCACAACAAAAAAGGCAGCAGGTGGTGCACAACAGCAATATTACATAGATCATGACTTAAATATCGATTTTGCCAAGAAGGCCAAAGAAAATGGATGCAGCACCTTCGTTGTTGTATCTTCTGCTGGGGCTAGTGCAGACTCTagatttttctatttaaagatgaaagGTGAAATCGAAAGAGATCTGAAAGCCATAGATTTCGACCATTTAATCATCCTAAGACCAGGACCATTACTAGGAGAAAGACAAGAAAACTTAAAAGGTTTCGGGAACTCCACATTTACTACACTTGGTAACTGGGTCTACAGATCAAGACTACAGGCCTTAGTAGGACACCCTGTTTTTGGTGATGAGGTAGGCCAAGTCGGTGTCCACCTTGCCCTAAAAGCTTTGAAAGATAAAAGCTCCGAAAAGGTTCAAATAGTGGAAagtaatgaaatattatgCATTGCCGCAGAGCTAAACCAACATATTGCATCTACCAATTAG